The following are encoded together in the Brassica napus cultivar Da-Ae chromosome A9, Da-Ae, whole genome shotgun sequence genome:
- the LOC106365864 gene encoding F-box/kelch-repeat protein At5g26960, whose amino-acid sequence MSESCNSRHFSWLMKSCLPNPSDAKSLVPIHHHANPPATVTPISSLPDDLLLECLSRVPSSSIPSLTAVCRRWSRLLLSPYFLHLRRRLGLLRHSLFAISAVDSGLFAAVLQPQSEVPSWRVSLAVCNDGGQGSLSHARAAAIGPRVYVVSRNAVLRYDSWTGTVALRSPMIFPRKKFAIAVVSGKIYVAGGGGGSEVTAAVEEYDPERNRWEVVTHAARKRYGCIGAAVDGVFYVIGGLKIGNETSVTSRGTAAHVYASSMDLFDVRSRQWLRSRSVPGGGCVVAACAAVGHVYVLSSHAVELSFWRFDARRGGGGGFGEWTRLKSPPLPAQVRLDGTVRFSCVGVEDKVAVVQVVGCIDDLLRRSGRSERGLRESLVLLYDTVDGEWRRAADLPEMITRAACACVEW is encoded by the coding sequence ATGTCAGAGAGCTGCAACTCCCGGCACTTCTCATGGCTCATGAAATCTTGCTTACCCAATCCCTCCGACGCCAAATCACTCGTTCCCATCCACCACCACGCGAATCCTCCTGCCACCGTCACGCCGATCTCTTCTCTGCCTGACGATTTGTTGCTCGAGTGTCTCTCCAGAGTCCCTTCCTCTTCCATTCCTTCTCTCACCGCCGTATGCCGCCGCTGGTCTCGCCTCCTCCTCTCTCCCTACTTCCTCCACCTCCGCCGTCGTCTAGGCCTCCTCCGGCATTCTCTTTTCGCCATCTCCGCCGTCGATTCCGGACTTTTCGCCGCGGTTTTGCAGCCTCAGTCTGAGGTTCCGTCGTGGAGAGTCTCACTCGCTGTCTGCAACGACGGCGGTCAGGGGAGTCTGTCTCACGCGCGTGCGGCGGCGATTGGACCGAGGGTTTACGTCGTTAGTAGAAATGCGGTTTTGAGATACGATTCTTGGACGGGGACTGTTGCGTTGAGGTCGCCGATGATTTTCCCTCGGAAGAAGTTCGCGATCGCCGTCGTTTCCGGGAAGATATATGTTgctggtggaggtggtggttcGGAAGTCACGGCGGCGGTGGAAGAGTACGATCCGGAGAGAAACCGTTGGGAGGTGGTGACTCACGCGGCGAGGAAGAGATACGGATGCATCGGAGCAGCCGTTGACGGAGTTTTCTACGTGATCGGAGGTTTGAAGATCGGAAACGAGACGTCGGTGACGTCACGCGGCACGGCGGCGCACGTTTACGCGAGCTCCATGGATCTCTTCGACGTGAGATCGCGTCAGTGGCTGAGGAGCCGTTCCGTTCCCGGAGGTGGATGCGTGGTGGCGGCTTGCGCGGCGGTGGGACACGTGTACGTGCTGAGCAGCCACGCGGTGGAGCTATCGTTCTGGCGATTCGACGCGCGTCGCGGCGGAGGCGGTGGATTCGGGGAATGGACGAGGCTGAAGAGCCCGCCGTTGCCGGCGCAGGTGAGGTTAGACGGGACGGTGAGGTTCAGCTGCGTCGGCGTGGAGGATAAAGTGGCGGTGGTTCAGGTGGTGGGGTGCATTGACGATTTGCTGCGACGGAGTGGGAGGAGCGAGAGGGGGCTGAGAGAGAGCCTTGTGTTGTTGTACGATACGGTGGATGGAGAGTGGAGGAGAGCGGCGGATCTACCGGAAATGATTACACGCGCCGCGTGCGCGTGTGTGGAGTGGTAG
- the LOC125577980 gene encoding uncharacterized protein LOC125577980 has product MGTADPPDLPLSPTKVGSSLGEAQGTDRLVKNGGDSTEVLDLTKSMGATESATDGSSDLSLKALTEKQAQVPIKSKGSYAGVVQGQKSLKKYEVEIEMKDGIDSIMVPEEITKDVAPLWDDFLIGKFLDTAPHIAKVHSIVNKIWTLNDKNQKIDVFEVNATTMKFRILNQADKNRILRRGMWNLAGVPVVMTKWSPVVEKEKPPTQSIPMWVHVKKVPLKMFSWQGLSFVTSPLGVPGRLHPETAQCLNLEVAKVFVNVDLTKDLPKHLKFNVQGEEVLVEYSYPWLPKKCEKCEKWVHTEKICSMRGEGSRNKQGDLEEGEIRDDSLEKGKEGSKEKEKDQEETSTEIQTEKGLTEIQTMEVLDNGIATGENTPEAITKGNEWEDVSPGKASRSPRELEFGQVSILTKSRFSVLTPVEEGDPPENEDKQAQSGEDGSSSDEKEEEMIHRKYLPRDSKINHRYLKGGQKAQDTSPSNLNRKKPRRQ; this is encoded by the coding sequence ATGGGTACGGCGGATCCGCCGGATTTACCTCTTTCTCCGACGAAAGTAGGTTCATCTCTGGGGGAGGCGCAAGGAACTGATCGATTAGTGAAGAATGGGGGAGATTCTACGGAGGTTTTGGATTTGACGAAGAGTATGGGGGCTACGGAATCTGCGACGGATGGATCATCAGATCTATCTCTAAAGGCTTTGACGGAGAAACAAGCTCAGGTTCCGATTAAATCAAAAGGATCGTATGCTGGTGTGGTTCAAGGTCAGAAATCTTTGAAGAAATATGAGGTTGAGATTGAAATGAAGGATGGTATAGACTCGATAATGGTACCAGAAGAGATCACGAAGGATGTTGCTCCGCTTTGGGATGATTTCCTAATTGGAAAATTTCTCGATACCGCTCCTCACATTGCTAAGGTGCATTCGATTGTGAACAAGATCTGGACGTTGAACGATAAGAATCAGAAGATTGATGTGTTTGAGGTCAATGCAACAACGATGAAGTTCAGAATACTGAATCAGGCGGATAAAAACAGAATTCTGAGAAGAGGAATGTGGAATTTAGCTGGGGTGCCGGTGGTAATGACAAAGTGGTCTCCGGTGGTAGAAAAGGAGAAACCACCGACTCAATCTATACCAATGTGGGTTCATGTTAAGAAGGTTCCATTGAAGATGTTCTCGTGGCAAGGATTAAGTTTCGTAACAAGTCCTTTGGGAGTACCAGGGAGATTGCATCCAGAAACGGCTCAGTGTCTTAATCTGGAGGTGGCGAAGGTGTTTGTCAATGTGGATTTAACAAAGGATCTCCCAAAACATCTGAAATTCAATGTTCAAGGAGAAGAGGTGCTCGTGGAATATAGCTATCCGTGGTTGCCAAAGAAATGTGAGAAATGTGAGAAATGGGTGCACACTGAGAAAATATGTAGTATGCGAGGAGAAGGGTCGAGAAATAAGCAGGGGGATTTGGAGGAAGGAGAGATTAGAGATGATAGTCTTGAGAAGGGAAAAGAAGGTAGTAAGGAGAAGGAAAAGGATCAAGAGGAAACAAGTACTGAGATTCAAACGGAGAAGGGTTTAACAGAGATACAGACGATGGAAGTTCTTGATAATGGGATAGCTACAGGGGAGAATACACCAGAGGCAATAACTAAAGGAAATGAATGGGAAGATGTATCTCCGGGTAAAGCAAGTCGCTCTCCTAGAGAATTGGAGTTTGGGCAGGTATCTATACTTACTAAGTCCAGATTCTCAGTGTTGACACCAGTAGAAGAAGGAGATCCACCTGAGAATGAAGATAAACAAGCTCAGAGTGGAGAAGATGGGAGTTCATCAGACGAGAAGGAAGAGGAAATGATTCATCGAAAATACTTACCGCGTGATTCTAAGATAAATCATAGATACTTGAAAGGAGGTCAGAAAGCTCAGGATACAAGCCCGAGCAATCTGAATAGAAAGAAACCCCGACGTCAATAA
- the LOC106364005 gene encoding salicylate/benzoate carboxyl methyltransferase-like yields MTSRFIRSISYSRCDGKSENEMNNGDEDSKYPLVSILSMRGGDGHNSYSTNSLLQRRVLSMTKPILVKNTKEMMKNLDFPKCLKLADLGCSSGQNTFTVMSDIVNTIIALCEESNKNPLEIDCCLNDLSGNDFNMTFKFLTFFNDKLTSKIPCFVSGVPGSFYSRLFPRKSLHFVHSNYSLHYLSKVPDGLEKNKMSVYITGSSLPSEHKAYLNQFQKDFTTFLRMRSEEMVSNGRMVLTLIGRKTLDDPLYRDCCHWLTLLSDSLRDLVFEGLVSASKVSSFKVPFYDPNGDEVKELIRNEGSFMVNDLETHIFDLGLSNEEYGLQSDRAKAGEKEANCIRAVTETMLVAHFGDAINIATLFEKYAHHVSQHASCKNKTSVSLVVSLIRK; encoded by the exons ATGACTTCAAGATTCATCCGTTCGATTTCTTACTCAAG GTGTGATGGGAAGAGTGAAAATGAGATGAATAACGGGGATGAAGATAGTAAATACCCTCTTGTGAGTATTTTAAGTATGCGAGGAGGAGATGGACACAATAGCTACTCCACCAACTCTCTTCTTCAG AGAAGAGTTTTATCAATGACCAAGCCCATCCTGgttaaaaacactaaagaaaTGATGAAAAACTTGGACTTTCCTAAATGCCTTAAACTAGCCGATTTGGGCTGTTCTTCAGGACAGAACACGTTCACGGTCATGTCTGATATCGTTAACACAATCATTGCGTTATGTGAAGAAAGCAACAAAAACCCTCTAGAGATAGATTGTTGTCTGAACGATCTCTCTGGTAATGATTTCAACATGACATTCAAGTTCCTAACCTTCTTCAACGATAAGCTCACAAGCAAAATACCATGCTTTGTCTCTGGAGTACCTGGTTCCTTTTACTCAAGGCTTTTTCCTCGCAAGAGTCTCCATTTCGTTCATTCAAACTACAGTCTTCATTACCTCTCTAAG GTTCCCGACGGACTTGAGAAGAACAAGATGAGTGTGTACATAACAGGTTCAAGTCTTCCAAGTGAACACAAGGCTTACCTGAATCAGTTCCAGAAAGATTTTACGACATTTCTAAGAATGCGTTCCGAAGAAATGGTATCTAATGGACGCATGGTTCTCACATTAATCGGCAGGAAAACTCTTGATGATCCACTATACAGGGATTGTTGTCATTGGTTGACATTGTTATCCGATTCTCTGCGTGACCTAGTCTTCGAG GGTCTTGTGAGTGCATCAAAGGTGAGTTCGTTCAAGGTGCCGTTTTATGATCCTAACGGAGACGAAGTGAAAGAACTAATTAGAAATGAGGGTTCATTCATGGTAAACGACTTGGAGACACATATATTTGATCTCGGTCTTAGTAACGAAGAATATGGCTTGCAATCAGATAGAGCAAAAGCAGGGGAAAAAGAAGCTAATTGCATCAGAGCAGTGACTGAAACAATGCTTGTAGCTCACTTTGGAGATGCCATTAATATCGCTacattgtttgaaaaatatgcaCATCATGTGTCGCAGCATGCTAGCTGCAAGAACAAAACGTCTGTCAGTCTAGTCGTTTCGCTGATTcggaaataa